DNA sequence from the Tenacibaculum mesophilum genome:
TTATTGTACATCGCTGTTGACGATCATAAATTTGTAATTTTTGGCGATGAAGGTATTAACAACGTAGTTCCCGATAACTTTTGGGAAACAACCAAAGAAGCCATCCAAAACCAATTTAAACAAGGAAACTTTAAACAAGGAATTATAGATGGTGTGCTAAAAGCAGGAAAAGAATTACAAGCTCACTTTCCATGGACTACAGATGATGAAGATGAGCTGAGCAACGAAATTTCAAAAGGCTAAAACCTTCATAGAAGGAAGAAATATGATAAAAAATATAACGTCATTATATAAAAGAACAAACAAGTTACAGAAGGTAAAAGTTGTTCTTTTTTTTATTGCATTTTTATGTGGACACACTCTTTTCTCACAAGGATTTGAAATCCCTGAGACACCTAAAGAGCAAACAAGTGTTTACGATTATATCAACCTTTTATCACCCAATCAAAAGAAAAGCTTAGAAAACAAGCTGATTAAGTATGCTGATACTACTTCAACTCAAGTAGTGGTAGCAATTATAAGCTCAACCCAAGGAGAAGAAATAGGCTATTTAGCTACCAATTGGGCGCATGAATGGGGAATAGGAGGAAGCAAAGAGCAGGATAACGGAGTGTTCATGTTACTGGCAAAAGACGATCGCAAAATAACCATCCGAACAGGTTATGGAACCGAACATTTATTAACAGATTATGTTTCTCGACAAATTATAGAGTACGACATTATTCCTTACTTTAAACAAGGTGACTATTACGCTGGGTTAAACAGTGGTGTAGATGCTGTTTTTAAAGTAATGAGTGGTGAATACAAAGGCTCTAGAAAACAATCTAAAAAAACAGACTTTAGCTTTATTATCTTTATCATCATTCTGGTAGTATTCTTTATCATTATTTCAAGCGGAAGTAGAGGAAACCGTGGAGGAGGAAGAGGTTATAGAAAATCGGATGTAGCAAGAGGTATTTTAGAAACCATTATTTTAAGCAACGCAGGAAGAGGTGGTTTTGGCGGAGGAAGCTTCGGTGGAGGATCGTCAGGAGGCTTTGGTGGCGGAGGTGGCTTCGGCGGAGGTTTCGGAGGCGGAGGCTTTGGTGGTGGTGGAGCCACAGGAGGCTGGTAGTAACTTCATTTATTTGGTAAAGGTTAGTTAACGTTAAAGCAACGTTGAAATAGTACTTATGCAGGGAAATTAAAAGACCCCTATGTATGAAGACTAACATTAAAAGAAGAAGCTTTTTAAGAAACTCATTATTAG
Encoded proteins:
- a CDS encoding TPM domain-containing protein — encoded protein: MSNVEDFLTAKEEEEIVQAIRQAERNTSGEIRVHIERTTEGSHYDRALEVFQMLKMFNTQQRNGVLLYIAVDDHKFVIFGDEGINNVVPDNFWETTKEAIQNQFKQGNFKQGIIDGVLKAGKELQAHFPWTTDDEDELSNEISKG
- a CDS encoding TPM domain-containing protein, yielding MIKNITSLYKRTNKLQKVKVVLFFIAFLCGHTLFSQGFEIPETPKEQTSVYDYINLLSPNQKKSLENKLIKYADTTSTQVVVAIISSTQGEEIGYLATNWAHEWGIGGSKEQDNGVFMLLAKDDRKITIRTGYGTEHLLTDYVSRQIIEYDIIPYFKQGDYYAGLNSGVDAVFKVMSGEYKGSRKQSKKTDFSFIIFIIILVVFFIIISSGSRGNRGGGRGYRKSDVARGILETIILSNAGRGGFGGGSFGGGSSGGFGGGGGFGGGFGGGGFGGGGATGGW